From a single Solanum dulcamara chromosome 4, daSolDulc1.2, whole genome shotgun sequence genomic region:
- the LOC129887880 gene encoding uncharacterized protein LOC129887880 — protein MEARCLYFTVHSASNLVDVRKLGEMKVYAKVSIAGKSQCTEVNLVNKTNPEWNTTFSFIVPEKNIIHAQDPSLSELEEQEAELEENFLSEAAGGTPQKCQKSPHQCHN, from the exons ATGGAGGCAAGATGTTTATATTTTACCGTCCATTCTGCTAGCAACCTTGTAGATGTTCGAAAGCTTGGGGAAATGAAAGTTTACGCAAAGGTTTCAATAGCAGGAAAGAGCCAGTGTACAGAAGTGAATCTTGTGAACAAGACGAATCCTGAATGGAACACGACGTTTAGCTTCATCGTGCCTGAGAAAAACATCATACATGCACAGG ACCCAAGTCTTTCTGAATTGGAAGAGCAAGAAGCGGAACTAGAAGAAAACTTTCTTTCTGAGGCAGCTGGTGGAACTCCTCAAAAGTGCCAGAAATCTCCTCATCAATGTCATAATTAG
- the LOC129884422 gene encoding probable inactive receptor kinase RLK902 has translation MAQNQTTFVNQKLVFFENTKEEYDLVDLLRSEAELLGKGTFGSSYKAELENGKIVFVKRLKDCYLVKEEFKKKVQELAKLSDHQQSLLPLRAFYYSKDEKLLVFDYMTMSSLASLLHKNGEAKKSQLTWEVRTRISYGVARGLEFLHAQDPSNCHGNIRSSNVLLTNSFDARLSDQGLFRFFMSNPKLALKADYQAPEVGYAYDISQKSDVYSFGVMLLELLTGKAPLDTIGKNKGVDLPSWIRIMFQEKPIIDVFDKSMVQNYQEFGDQMVQLLELAICCTFKNPTKRPSMVAVTNQIKWTCSFKS, from the exons ATGGCACAAAATCAAACAACATTTGTGAATCAAAAGCTAGTGTTTTTTGAGAATACTAAAGAGGAGTATGATTTAGTAGACTTGTTGAGATCAGAAGCAGAGCTATTGGGAAAGGGAACTTTTGGAAGTAGCTACAAGGCAGAATTGGAAAATGGAAAAATTGTGTTTGTTAAGAGGTTAAAAGATTGTTATTTGGTTAAAGAGGAATTCAAGAAAAAGGTTCAAGAATTGGCAAAATTGAGTGATCATCAGCAGAGTTTGCTTCCACTAAGAGCTTTTTATTATTCAAAAGATGAGAAACTTCTTGTATTTGATTACATGACTATGAGTAGCTTGGCCTCCCTTTTGCATA AAAATGGAGAGGCTAAGAAATCCCAACTCACATGGGAAGTAAGGACTCGAATCTCTTATGGAGTTGCTCGTGGCCTCGAATTTCTCCATGCTCAGGACCCTAGCAATTGCCATGGTAACATAAGGTCATCCAATGTTCTACTCACCAATTCTTTCGATGCACGTCTCTCAGATCAAGGATTATTCAGATTTTTCATGTCAAACCCCAAATTAGCCCTCAAAGCGGACTATCAAGCACCAGAAGTGGGATATGCCTACGACATTTCTCAAAAATCAGATGTCTACAGCTTTGGTGTCATGTTGTTGGAATTACTAACGGGTAAGGCCCCGTTAGACACCATTGGCAAGAACAAAGGGGTTGATTTGCCTAGTTGGATTCGAATAATGTTTCAAGAAAAGCCTATTATTGATGTTTTTGACAAAAGTATGGTGCAAAACTACCAAGAATTTGGAGATCAAATGGTTCAATTGTTAGAACTAGCAATTTGTTGTACTTTCAAGAATCCTACTAAAAGACCTTCAATGGTTGCAGTGACTAATCAAATAAAATGGACATGTAGTTTTAAATCATGA